ATCCTCGTCCACGAGGATGATGGACAGGTCCGCTTCGGGGTGCACGTAGAGGCTGTCGAGCAGGTACCGGCCCAGCCGGGCCAGTCCCTCTTCGTCCACTCCGGGCGCGCTGGATTCGTTGTTTACTTCAATGCTCATGAACGGGCCTCCCGCCCGTGGCCGCCGTTGCCGCGGCTGTTGGACTGTCCTTCGTCGCTGCGCGCGGCGCTGCGGCTGCGCTTTGCCTCGTCCCACTCGCTGTAGGCAGTGACAATGTCGCTGACCAACCGGTGGCGTACGACGTCGACCGCCTGGAGTTCGGAGAACGCGACGTCGTCGATGTCGCCCAGGATGTCGTGCACAATACGCAGCCCCGAGGCTGTGCCGCCGGGAAGGTCCACCTGGGTGACGTCCCCGGTGACGACCATCTTGGAGCCGAAGCCGAGGCGGGTCAGGAACATCTTCATCTGTTCGGGCGTGGTGTTCTGCGCTTCGTCCAAAATGATGAACGCGTCATTGAGGGTCCGGCCGCGCATGTAGGCCAGCGGCGCCACCTCAATGGTGCCTGCCGCCATCAGCCGCGGAATGGATTCGGGGTCCATCATGTCGTGCAGCGCGTCGTACAGCGGTCGCAGGTACGGATCGATCTTGTCGCTCAGTGTGCCCGGCAGGAAGCCGAGCCGCTCCCCCGCTTCAACGGCCGGCCGGGTCAGGATGATCCGGTTGACCTCCTTCTGCTGCAGCGCCTGAACGGCCTTGGCCATTGCCAGGTATGTCTTGCCGGTGCCGGCCGGCCCGATGCCGAAGACCACTGTGTTGCGGTCAATCGCGTCCACGTAGTTCTTTTGGTTCAGGGTCTTCGGCCGGATGGTTTTGCCCCGGGTGGAGAGGATGTTCTGGGTCAGCACGTCCGCCGGGCGGTGCGTGCTCTGGTCACGGAGCATGCTGATCAGCTGCTCGAGGACCTGCGGGGTAACCCGGGTCTGGTTCCGGGCCAGGACACGGACCTCGTTGACCAGGCGGACGGTCTGCTCCACATCGGCCGCGGGTCCGGCAACCGAAAGCTCATTTCCCCGGACCAGCAGGCTCACCTCGGGATTGGCCGCCTCAATGATCCGCAGGGCCTCGTCGTTGGCCCCCAGCGACTGGACCATGTGTTCCGTGGAGTCAAAGACAATTGTCTGGTTGTCCAGTCGGATGGTGCCGATTTCCATTGAAGATTCGGTCATATAGACGGCCTTTCCAGGCCTTTCATCGCCCCTTATTGAGTGCTGTTGGGTGTGCTGCTGTTGGGTGGTTCGGTGCGCCGTACTCCGCGTCCCGTTTACTAAAAACGCCGCAGTACGGGGCTTTATTTCCCTGCACGTGATTCCTGCGCCCCTGCTGGTGCCTGCGCCGCGCAACTCCGGCTACGTAAATCTTACTTGATCTGCCCGCACCCGGGCGGAACACCATGGGCTTTATCTCGGGGCCGCAACGGTGATGTCTCAATCGTGTTTCAGTCCGGCCGCGGTCCCGCGAACAGCACCGGTGGGCCCGAAACCGTGTGCGAAGGTGGATGACGTACCTGTTAGCGACACCTTAAGGAGGGTTGATGTCCACCGGAAAAACCCGCCGTGCCCCATCCCCCTCCATGTGCCGGCGCCGGCTCCTGCTCGCCGGGTCCGCGCTGGCAGCCGGCGCCGTGATGCTTGGCGGCTGCGGCGTGGTGGCAGAGAATGCCACCACCACCATGCCGACGTCGGCCAACGCCGGCGAAACCGGCGGAGGTGCCGCCATGACCATCTCCCCGCCCGCCGAGGCGGCCTCGGCTTCTACCTTGATGCCGGTCTACTGGCTCGGCCTCAACGAAACAACCGTGAGCCTCTACCGGGAGTTCCTGCACTCGGACCATACCGGCGATCCGGTCGGCGAGGCAGTCCGGGCAATGACGGCGGGGAAACCGCTGGACCAGGACTATTTCACGCCATGGCATCCGGCTGACAGCGTCACCGCTTCCATTTCCAGCAAGAACGTCATCACGGTGGACATCTCCTCGGATGCGTTCAAGGGCTCCCTCGACTCCGGAATGGCCCACCGTGCCGTGCAGCAGCTGGTGTACACCGCCACCGCCGCTGCCGCCAACGCGAAACTCACCGCGGTGGGCCAGGAAAGCACGGTGGTGATCCTGGTGGACGGCAAGGCGGGCTATCGTGCGTTCGGGCATGTCCCGCTGGATGAGCCGCTTCGCCGGGACACCAAGCTGGCTGCTCCCATCTGGATCATCGATCCGCAGGAATCCCAGGTGCGCGGCAGTGACGTGGAGATCAGCGGCACCGCGGTGGCGCAGCCTTCCCAGCTGTACTGGCGTGCCGAGCCCGTGGTGGACGGCAGGCCGTCCTCGGCAGCCGTGGCTGCGGGCACCGTGGACCTGCATGCCGCAGTAGGGGAAACCGGGAGGTTCAGTTTCTCCGCGACCCTCGCACCGGGCGACTACAGTATCCGTGTCTTCTACGGCGGACATGAATCGGCCGGAGATTCCAAGCGGATCACGGTTATCTCCGATCCCGGCTCCCCCGAGGGGTAAGTCGCCCTACGGCGGCCGGACTACCAGCGGCCCAGCAGCTGATTCAGGACGGCCAGCGCAGAAGGACCGGCGGTGGAGGACCGCAGCACATGCGGGCCCAGCCGGACCGCCACCGCGCCGGCGGCACGCAGCTGTTCCAGCTCCGCCGGGCTGATACCGCCCTCCGGTCCCACAACCACCGCAATGGAAGCCTGCGCCGCATCCGGCCCGGCCGGACCAGCGCGGCGGTCGCCGAGTGCCGCCAATGCCCCGGCGAGGGGTGCGTCGGCTTCCTCATGCAGCACCAGTACCAGGTCCAGGTCCGAGAGACGGCGGACCAGGGCCTTGCTGTCAAGCAGCGGCTCAACCTCGGGAATGCGGGAGCGGCGGGACTGCTTGGCGGCCGCGGCGGTCAGTGCCTGCCACTTGGCCTGGCCCTTGGCCGCTTTCTCCGTGCGCCACCGGACAATGCTGCGGTCCGACTGCCACGGGATCACGGCATCCACGCCCAGTTCCGTGGCCGCTTCGACCGCCTGCTCATCACGGTCTCCCTTGGCGAGGGCCTGCACCAGGACAAGGCGCTCAGCCTCCGCCGGCTCCTGCGTTACCGCTTCCACGGCCAGTTCCAGCAGGGACGGGCCGGTCACGGTGACGGTGCCGGTGATCCGCCGTCCGGCACCGTCCACAACGTCCACCGGCTCGCCGGGGGCAATCCGCTTCACGGACACGGCATGGCGGGCTTCCGGTCCTTCCAAGCGGAACGAGCCGCCTGGGCGGACTGCTGCCACCAGCTCCGGATCCCCGAAGAAAATGGGGTTGGTCATCCTAGAGGTTGCCCAACCGGTCCCGCAGTTTCGCGAAGACGCCGGAGTTCGAACTGTTCAGGCGGCCCTCGCTGTATTCCTCCCCGCGCAGCTGGGCGAGTTTGCGCAGCAGCTCTTCCTGCTCGGAGTCCAGCTTCTGCGGGGTTTCCACGTGCACATGCACCCGCAGATCGCCGCGGCCGTGGCCGCGCAGGTGCGTAACACCGAGTCCGTTGAGGACGGAGACCTCACCGGACTGGGTGCCGGGCTTGACCGTGATTTCACGTTCGCCGTCGAAGGTGTCGAGGGTGACCGTGGTGCCCAGGGACGCCGCAGTCATCGGGACGGTGAGGGTGGCGTGCAGATCATCTCCCTCGCGGAGGAACGTCGGGTCATTGTTGACCCTGATTTCCACGTAGAGGTCGCCGGCGGGGCCGCCGGCCATGCCGGCCTCGCCCTGCTGGCTGAGCTGGATCCGGGTGCCGGTGGCGACGCCGGCGGGGATCTTGATGGTCAGTGTGCGGCGGTTGCGGACCCGGCCTTCACCGGAGCATTCGTGGCACGGATCCGGAATGACGGTGCCGAAGCCGTTGCAGGTTCCGCAGGGGGCCGAGGTCATGACCTGGCCGAGGATGGAACGTACAGCCCGCTGCACCTGGCCGGTGCCGTGGCAGATGTCGCAGGTCCGCGGGGATGTGCCCGGCTGGCAGCACGATCCGTCACACGTGGGGCAGACGACGGCGGTGTCGACGTCGATCTTCTTGTTGACGCCGAAGACGGCGTCCTTGAGGTCGATCCGCACGTTGATGAGCGCATCCTGGCCGCGCCGGGCCCGCGAGGCGGGTCCCCGTCCGCCGCCGGGGGCTGCACCGCCGAAGAAGGTGTCGAAGATGTCCTGGAAACCGAAGCCCTGGCCGCCGAAGCCGCCGCCGCCGAAGCCGTTGTCGGTGCCGTTCTCGTTGCCCGTGGTGTCGTAAATGCGGCGCTTCTCCGGATCCGAGAGAACCTCGTAGGCGTGCGTTACGGCTTTGAACTCATCGGATGCACCCGGAGCATTGTTGACGTCCGGATGCAGCTTGCGGGCAAGCTTCCGGTACGCCTTCTTGATTTCTTCACCCGTGGCGTCTCGTCCGACGCCCAGAACCTGATAGTGATCGCTCACTCGTGCACATCGCTTCCTGTATTGCCTGCCTCCGGTGGTGGAGGCGTAGTTTGTGGTCCGCCGGGTGGCCCGGCGGGACGGCCGCGCAGCTGGTGCGGGCCGGCCTAGTTATTGAGTATTCGGGAGAGGTACCGCGCCACGGCCCGGACGGCTGCCATGGTGGTGGGATAGTCCATCCGGGTGGGCCCCAGGATGCCGACCTTTGCCGAAGCGTCGGGTCCGTACCCCGTGGCCACCACCGATGCTTCGGATAGTCCGCCGTGCGGGTTTTCCCGTCCAATCCTGACGGCAACACCCCGGGCGTCCTGCTCCATCTCGGACAACAGCCGCAGCATCACGACTTGTTCCTCGAGAGCCTCCAGGACCGGTCCGATTGTCAGCGGGAAGTCTACCGTGGAGCGGGCCAGGTTGGCCGTTCCGGCCATAACCATGCGGTCCTCCCGGTTAATTCCGGCGAGCATTTCCAGGCAGTGGCCCAACGCGGCGGCCACCCTCCGGGAAGCGGCAGGCACGGTGGCCAGCGCTTCGGCAAGGTGGCCGGTGATGCTGCTGAGCGGCGTGCCGGCAAGGGCGGCAAGGAAATGGTGGCGCAGGTCCAGCAGATCGGGTTCGGTCACCGGCTGCGGAACCGTGATGACCCGCTGCTCCACCCGTCCCGTGGTGGAAATCAGGACAACCAGCACCTGGGCCGGCGCCAGGAGGACAAATTCGATGTGGCGCACTTTGGCGTTGCCCAGGTGCGGGTACTGGACCACGGCCACCTGGTTGGTCAGCTGGGACAGCAGCCGTACAGTGCGGTCCATAACGTCATCCAGATCATCTGCGCCTTCGAGCAGGGACTGGATGGCACGGCGTTCCGGGGCCGAGAGCGGTTTCACGTCCGAAATCTGGTCCACGAACAGGCGGTAGCCCTTATCCGTGGGGATGCGTCCCGCCGAAGTGTGCGGGGCGGTGATGAGCCCTTCCTCTTCAAGGGCCGCCATGTCATTGCGGATGGTGGCCGAGGAAACACCCAACTGGTGGCGCTCCACCAGTGCCTTGGAGCCGACGGGCTCGCGTGAATGGACGTAGTCCTCGACAATGGCGCGGAGGACCTCGAGCCGGCGTGGCTCACTCATGGCTTTTCCCTCCCAGCGAATCGGCGGATGGTGCGGCGGGTTAGCACTCCCACTGCTCAAGTGCTAAGTCTAATACGGATCAACTGCGTTGCTAGCATTGAGGAACCCGTTCACCCCCTGCGGGCATTCCAGCCCAACCGAGCATCTGAGTGAGGCAATTTTCGTGTCCAGTTTTTCCTGGGGTCCGCAGGACATCACTGCCCCGGCCCGGACGGCCCTGCGAAAAGTCGGCGCCGAACCCGGCCTGGTCCTGGAGGATGTTGCCTCCGGCTGGGTGGGTGCCGTGGTGCGGGTGGAGAAATCCGGCGGGCTGCACCTGATGGTCCTGGAGGACCGCCGCGGAAAAACCAAGTCCTTCGAGCTGGGCTTTGGCTTCCTGCTGGAGGGCGAGCCCGTGGAGGTGGTGCCGGCGTCCGCGGCCGCGCCGGGCAGGGCCGCACCGGCCCGTACCGCGTCCGGATCCGTACGGGTGGCCAACCAACGCGCCCGCACCGCGCGGGCCAGCCGCATCTGGGTGGAAGGCAAGCACGACGCGGAACTGGTGGAAAAGGTCTGGGGCGATGACCTGCGCGTGGAGGGAATCGTCGTCGAGCCCCTCCACGGCGTTGATGACCTCTATTCGGCGGTCCGCGGCTTCGGGCCGGGACCCGGGCGCCGCCTCGGCATCCTGGTGGACCATCTGGTCCCGGGGTCCAAGGAATCCCGGATTGCCGCCGAGGCAATGACCTGCCCCGGAGCGCCGGGCAACGTCCTCATTGTGGGCCACCCTTATGTGGATGTATGGCAGGCGATCAAACCCTCGGTGATCGGCCGGAGTGCCTGGCCGGTGGTGCCGCGGAACCTTGATTGGAAGACCGGCATCCTGCAGGGCCTGGGCTGGCCGCACCGGGACCACACCGACGTCGCCCTGGGGTGGAAGAAGCTTTTGGGGCAGGTGCACACCTATGCGGACCTTGAGCCCTCGCTGCTGGGACGGGTGGAAGAAGTCATTGACTTCCTGACTGTCCCTTAGGTGAGATGTGCGCCGCACCGGCCGTCTCCGTTCCGTTATAAAGCGGACCAGACAGTACGCTTGAGGAATACGTAGTAGCGGACCGACCCTGAGTCACCATGAGCCAAAAGGAAATTACGCCGTGTCCAACACACGCCAGAATCACCCGCCCCGCCCGGAAGAGCCCGCGCAGCGACCCGTGTATCAGGGCGCTCCGGCCAACGCGCTTCCGCTGACCGCTTCGGAGGACCGGCAGTGGGCAACCATGGCGCACTTCGGCGGCATACTCGCCTTCGTCCCGTCCTTGATCATCTACCTGGTCTTCCGCGACCGCGGCCCGTTCACTGCCCAGGAATCCAAGGAAGCACTGAACTTCACGCTACCGCCCAGCATTGCGGCGCTGGTGGTCTGGGCCCTGTCCTTTATCCCCGTGGTGGGCGGCTTCTTCGCCGTACTCAACGCCCTGATCTGGGTCTACGTGGCTGTGTCCTCCGTCATTGCCGGCATTGAGTGCAACCGGGGACGGCCGTACCGCTACCCGTTCAACCTGCGCCGTATCAAGTAGTTCAGCCAAATAAAAAAGCCGGACCGGGACTAAGCCCGGTCCGGCTTTTTTCGTTTGTGCCGGCGATCAGTCCGGCAGCAGCCGGCGGACCACCGCATCGGCCAGCAGCCGTCCGTTGCCGGTGAGGATCACTTTCCCGGTCAGCGCCGCCCGGGGATCCACCAGTCCGTCGGCCATCAGGCCCGCCACGGCCAGCCGGCCGGGCTCCCGCAGCCGGTTCAGTTCCAGTCCCTCTGCCAGCCGCGTGCGCAGCATGATGTCTTCGATGTACCGGGTGTCGGCGTCAAGCGTCTCCCGGCCCACTGAGGGCGACTCCCCCGCTGCGATCCGCTGGGCGTAGGCGGTGGGGTGCTTGGCGTTCCACCAGCGCACGCCGCCGGCATGCGAATGTGCGCCGGGGCCGATCCCCCACCAGTCGTCGCTGCGCCAGTAGGCCAGGTTGTGCCGGCACTGGTCCGCCGGGGTGCGCGCCCAGTTGCTGACCTCATACCAGGACAAGCCGGCTGCGGTCATCATTTCGTCGGCCAGCACGTACTTGTCAGCGTGGTCGTCGTCGTCAATCGGGGGCACCTCGCCGCGCCGCATCCGCGCCGCGAGCTTGGTCCCTTCCTCGATGATCAGGGCATAGGCCGAAATGTGGTCCGGCTCGTAGCTCAGGGCTTCTTCCACGGAAGTTTTCCAGTCCTCCATGGATTCGCCCGGGGTGCCGTAGATCAGGTCCACGCTCACGTGCAGGCCGGCGTCGCGCGCCCATTTCACTGCCTGCGGCACCCGCGAGGGGGTGTGCGTGCGGTCCAGGACCGCCAACACGTGCGGTACCGCTGACTGCATCCCGAAGGACACGCGGGTGAAACCGGCGTCGGCGAGCAACTGCAGGGATTCGGGGGTCACCGAATCCGGGTTCGCCTCGGTGGTGACCTCAGCGCCGGGCGCCAGGCCCCACTGGTCGACGGCGGTTGTGAGGATCATGGCCAGGTCCTCGGCCGGCAGCAGCGTGGGCGTGCCGCCGCCGAAGAACACCGTTTCCATCCGGCGCTCGGGCATCCCGGACCGGCGGAGCGCGTCCGCTGCGAAAACCACTTCGCGGGCCGCCGTCGCCCCGTAGGCCGCCTGGGAGGCGCCGCCGCCGAGCTCGGTGGCCGTGTAGGTGTTGAAATCGCAGTAACCGCAGCGGACGGAGCAGAACGGAATGTGGACGTACAGTCCGAAGTTCCGCTCCGCTGCGCCTTCTGCGGCCTGTGCGGGCAGGAGGCCGTCGGCGGGTGCCGGGTCTCCGAGGGGCAATGCGCTGGGTGTCACTTCTTGGATTTGTCCTTGGAATCGTCAGAGGAAAGTGCAGCCACGAAGGCTTCCTGCGGAACCTCCACGCGGCCCACCATCTTCATCCGCTTCTTGCCTTCCTTCTGCTTTTCAAGCAGCTTGCGCTTACGGCTGATGTCGCCGCCGTAGCACTTGGCAAGCACATCCTTGCGGATGGCGCGGATGGACTCGCGGGCAATGATGCGCGAGCCAATGGCCGCCTGGATGGGGACCTCGAACTGCTGGCGCGGGATGAGTTCGCGCAGCTTGCCCGTCATCATCACGCCGTAGGAGTACGCCTTGTCCTTGTGGGTGATGGAGCTGAAAGCATCCACCTGCTCGCCCTGGAGCAGGATGTCCACCTTGACCAGATCGGCAACCTGCTCGCCGTCGGCCTTCCAGTCCAGGGAGGCGTAGCCGCGGGTCTTGGACTTGAGGATGTCGAAGAAGTCGAACACGATCTCGGCCAGCGGCAGGCGGTACCGGATCTCGACCCGGTCCTCGGACAGATAGTCCATGCCGCCCAGGACACCGCGGCGGGTCTGGCACAGCTCCATGATGGCGCCGACAAATTCATTCGGCGCCAGGATAGTAGCCGAAACCATCGGCTCACGGACCTCTTTGATTTTGCCTTCGGGGTACTCGCTGGGGTTCGTCACCGTGACGACCTTCTTGTCCTCGAGCGTCACCTCGTACTCCACGTTGGGCGCCGTGGAGATCAGGTCAAGGTTGTATTCACGCTCCAGCCGTTCACGGGTGATTTCCAGGTGCAGCAGGCCCAGGAAGCCCACCCGGAAGCCGAATCCCAGCGCGGCCGACGTCTCGGGTTCGTAGACCAGCGCGGCGTCGTTGAGCATCAGCTTTTCCAGCGCCTCGCGCAGCACCGGGTAGTCGGCACCGTCGATGGGGTACAGCCCGGAGAAGACCATGGGCTTCGGGTCTGCGTAGCCGGGCAGGGATTCCGTAGCCGGCTTGGCCAGGTTGGTAACCGTGTCGCCGACCTTGGACAGGCGCACATCCTTCACGCCGGTGATCAGGTAGCCCACCTCGCCGACCCCAAGTCCCTTGGACGGGGTGGGTTCCGGGGAGCTGACGCCGATTTCCAGGAGCTCGTGGCTGGCGCGGGTGGACATCATCTGGATTCGTTCGCGCGGGGACAGGGACCCGTCAATCACACGGACGTAGGTGACGACGCCGCGGTAGGTGTCATACACGGAGTCGAAAATCATGGCGCGGGCCGGGGCATCGGGATCGCCCTGCGGCGCCGGAATCTCGCGGACAATCTGGTCCAGCAGGGCTTCGACGCCCACGCCGGTCTTGCCGGAAACCCTCAGCACGTCCGCCGGGTCGCCGCCGATGAGCTTCGCCAGTTCTTCGGCGTACTTCTCCGGCTGCGCTGCCGGGAGGTCGATCTTGTTCAGCACCGGAATGATCGTCAGATCGTTCTCCATGGCCAGGTACAGGTTCGCCAGCGTCTGGGCCTCGATACCCTGGGCGGCGTCCACCAGCAGAATCGCGCCTTCGCAGGCTGCCAGGGACCGGGATACTTCGTAGGTGAAGTCCACGTGGCCCGGTGTATCGATCATGTTCAGTGCGTAGGACTCGCCGTCGAGCTCCCACGGCATGCGCACGGCCTGGGACTTGATGGTGATGCCGCGTTCCCGCTCAATATCCATCCGGTCCAGGTACTGGGCCTTCATATTGCGGTGCTCGACGACGCCGGTGGACTGGAGCATGCGGTCGGCCAGGGTGGACTTGCCGTGGTCGATGTGGGCGATGATGCAGAAGTTTCTGATGATCGCCGGATCCGTCGCGGCAGGCACCGGCGAGAAGCGGGCCATAGGTGACACTGTGGCGGTTCCTTTACTGTTTCCGGGACAGGCCCGACGCCGCGCGGGTGCGCCTGCGTGCGGTGGCAGTGTCCAGGCTTTGCTGGTGGGTGTTTCTGTCGAATTAACAGTCTCCCACGTTTGCCTGCCCCAGCAGGAACCGAAGCGCCGTTGA
This Arthrobacter sp. zg-Y20 DNA region includes the following protein-coding sequences:
- the hrcA gene encoding heat-inducible transcriptional repressor HrcA translates to MSEPRRLEVLRAIVEDYVHSREPVGSKALVERHQLGVSSATIRNDMAALEEEGLITAPHTSAGRIPTDKGYRLFVDQISDVKPLSAPERRAIQSLLEGADDLDDVMDRTVRLLSQLTNQVAVVQYPHLGNAKVRHIEFVLLAPAQVLVVLISTTGRVEQRVITVPQPVTEPDLLDLRHHFLAALAGTPLSSITGHLAEALATVPAASRRVAAALGHCLEMLAGINREDRMVMAGTANLARSTVDFPLTIGPVLEALEEQVVMLRLLSEMEQDARGVAVRIGRENPHGGLSEASVVATGYGPDASAKVGILGPTRMDYPTTMAAVRAVARYLSRILNN
- a CDS encoding PhoH family protein, producing the protein MTESSMEIGTIRLDNQTIVFDSTEHMVQSLGANDEALRIIEAANPEVSLLVRGNELSVAGPAADVEQTVRLVNEVRVLARNQTRVTPQVLEQLISMLRDQSTHRPADVLTQNILSTRGKTIRPKTLNQKNYVDAIDRNTVVFGIGPAGTGKTYLAMAKAVQALQQKEVNRIILTRPAVEAGERLGFLPGTLSDKIDPYLRPLYDALHDMMDPESIPRLMAAGTIEVAPLAYMRGRTLNDAFIILDEAQNTTPEQMKMFLTRLGFGSKMVVTGDVTQVDLPGGTASGLRIVHDILGDIDDVAFSELQAVDVVRHRLVSDIVTAYSEWDEAKRSRSAARSDEGQSNSRGNGGHGREARS
- a CDS encoding GerMN domain-containing protein, which encodes MSTGKTRRAPSPSMCRRRLLLAGSALAAGAVMLGGCGVVAENATTTMPTSANAGETGGGAAMTISPPAEAASASTLMPVYWLGLNETTVSLYREFLHSDHTGDPVGEAVRAMTAGKPLDQDYFTPWHPADSVTASISSKNVITVDISSDAFKGSLDSGMAHRAVQQLVYTATAAAANAKLTAVGQESTVVILVDGKAGYRAFGHVPLDEPLRRDTKLAAPIWIIDPQESQVRGSDVEISGTAVAQPSQLYWRAEPVVDGRPSSAAVAAGTVDLHAAVGETGRFSFSATLAPGDYSIRVFYGGHESAGDSKRITVISDPGSPEG
- the lepA gene encoding translation elongation factor 4: MSPMARFSPVPAATDPAIIRNFCIIAHIDHGKSTLADRMLQSTGVVEHRNMKAQYLDRMDIERERGITIKSQAVRMPWELDGESYALNMIDTPGHVDFTYEVSRSLAACEGAILLVDAAQGIEAQTLANLYLAMENDLTIIPVLNKIDLPAAQPEKYAEELAKLIGGDPADVLRVSGKTGVGVEALLDQIVREIPAPQGDPDAPARAMIFDSVYDTYRGVVTYVRVIDGSLSPRERIQMMSTRASHELLEIGVSSPEPTPSKGLGVGEVGYLITGVKDVRLSKVGDTVTNLAKPATESLPGYADPKPMVFSGLYPIDGADYPVLREALEKLMLNDAALVYEPETSAALGFGFRVGFLGLLHLEITRERLEREYNLDLISTAPNVEYEVTLEDKKVVTVTNPSEYPEGKIKEVREPMVSATILAPNEFVGAIMELCQTRRGVLGGMDYLSEDRVEIRYRLPLAEIVFDFFDILKSKTRGYASLDWKADGEQVADLVKVDILLQGEQVDAFSSITHKDKAYSYGVMMTGKLRELIPRQQFEVPIQAAIGSRIIARESIRAIRKDVLAKCYGGDISRKRKLLEKQKEGKKRMKMVGRVEVPQEAFVAALSSDDSKDKSKK
- the dnaJ gene encoding molecular chaperone DnaJ: MSDHYQVLGVGRDATGEEIKKAYRKLARKLHPDVNNAPGASDEFKAVTHAYEVLSDPEKRRIYDTTGNENGTDNGFGGGGFGGQGFGFQDIFDTFFGGAAPGGGRGPASRARRGQDALINVRIDLKDAVFGVNKKIDVDTAVVCPTCDGSCCQPGTSPRTCDICHGTGQVQRAVRSILGQVMTSAPCGTCNGFGTVIPDPCHECSGEGRVRNRRTLTIKIPAGVATGTRIQLSQQGEAGMAGGPAGDLYVEIRVNNDPTFLREGDDLHATLTVPMTAASLGTTVTLDTFDGEREITVKPGTQSGEVSVLNGLGVTHLRGHGRGDLRVHVHVETPQKLDSEQEELLRKLAQLRGEEYSEGRLNSSNSGVFAKLRDRLGNL
- a CDS encoding DUF3097 domain-containing protein, translated to MSSFSWGPQDITAPARTALRKVGAEPGLVLEDVASGWVGAVVRVEKSGGLHLMVLEDRRGKTKSFELGFGFLLEGEPVEVVPASAAAPGRAAPARTASGSVRVANQRARTARASRIWVEGKHDAELVEKVWGDDLRVEGIVVEPLHGVDDLYSAVRGFGPGPGRRLGILVDHLVPGSKESRIAAEAMTCPGAPGNVLIVGHPYVDVWQAIKPSVIGRSAWPVVPRNLDWKTGILQGLGWPHRDHTDVALGWKKLLGQVHTYADLEPSLLGRVEEVIDFLTVP
- a CDS encoding 16S rRNA (uracil(1498)-N(3))-methyltransferase, whose product is MTNPIFFGDPELVAAVRPGGSFRLEGPEARHAVSVKRIAPGEPVDVVDGAGRRITGTVTVTGPSLLELAVEAVTQEPAEAERLVLVQALAKGDRDEQAVEAATELGVDAVIPWQSDRSIVRWRTEKAAKGQAKWQALTAAAAKQSRRSRIPEVEPLLDSKALVRRLSDLDLVLVLHEEADAPLAGALAALGDRRAGPAGPDAAQASIAVVVGPEGGISPAELEQLRAAGAVAVRLGPHVLRSSTAGPSALAVLNQLLGRW
- a CDS encoding DUF4870 domain-containing protein, yielding MYQGAPANALPLTASEDRQWATMAHFGGILAFVPSLIIYLVFRDRGPFTAQESKEALNFTLPPSIAALVVWALSFIPVVGGFFAVLNALIWVYVAVSSVIAGIECNRGRPYRYPFNLRRIK
- the hemW gene encoding radical SAM family heme chaperone HemW, encoding MTPSALPLGDPAPADGLLPAQAAEGAAERNFGLYVHIPFCSVRCGYCDFNTYTATELGGGASQAAYGATAAREVVFAADALRRSGMPERRMETVFFGGGTPTLLPAEDLAMILTTAVDQWGLAPGAEVTTEANPDSVTPESLQLLADAGFTRVSFGMQSAVPHVLAVLDRTHTPSRVPQAVKWARDAGLHVSVDLIYGTPGESMEDWKTSVEEALSYEPDHISAYALIIEEGTKLAARMRRGEVPPIDDDDHADKYVLADEMMTAAGLSWYEVSNWARTPADQCRHNLAYWRSDDWWGIGPGAHSHAGGVRWWNAKHPTAYAQRIAAGESPSVGRETLDADTRYIEDIMLRTRLAEGLELNRLREPGRLAVAGLMADGLVDPRAALTGKVILTGNGRLLADAVVRRLLPD